A window from Cryptomeria japonica chromosome 1, Sugi_1.0, whole genome shotgun sequence encodes these proteins:
- the LOC131048241 gene encoding allene oxide synthase 1, chloroplastic — MASSSNEGVQEVPGSYGLPILGAIADRFDYFVKEGVDTFFKNRIEKYKSTVFRVNMPPGPPLFPDPRVIILLDAKSFPILFDVNKVEKKNVFTGVYMPSTNFTGGYRVLSYLDPSEENHTKLKNFCFHVLKSNATKWFPEFERATGELWAKLDKQFAESNKAEFSSENLQMCFNFLCRSVLNRNPADSGPASLGTNGPTYVQKWIGLQLAPIASTGVLPKILEEVTIHAVPLPSLLVRGDYNKVYDFFWTYGKEALDAAEQQFGLKRDEACHNLVFNICFNTFGGMFVFFPSLIEHLAAAGKQLHADLAEEVRAAIKDNGGMNMRALESMALVRSTVYEALRIEPPVPFQYGHAKEDLVVESHDGKYAVKKGEMLGGYQPFATRDPKVFDNPEDFVPRRFMGEEGEKLLKYVLWSNGPETEQTTAHNKQCAGKNFVVMISRLLVAHLFAHYDSFEIDTNKTTEVVFTSLQKATS; from the coding sequence ATGGCTTCTTCGAGCAATGAAGGAGTACAAGAGGTCCCTGGAAGCTATGGCCTGCCTATCCTCGGAGCCATTGCAGATCGTTTCGACTATTTCGTGAAGGAAGGTGTAGATACTTTCTTTAAAAACCGCATTGAGAAATATAAGAGCACTGTATTCAGAGTAAATATGCCGCCTGGTCCGCCTTTGTTTCCCGATCCTCGCGTCATAATTCTGCTGGACGCCAAGAGTTTTCCCATACTCTTCGATGTAAATAAAGTGGAAAAGAAGAACGTCTTCACGGGCGTCTACATGCCCAGCACTAACTTTACGGGAGGCTATCGGGTGCTCTCGTATTTGGACCCTTCTGAAGAAAATCATACCAAGCTCAAGAATTTCTGCTTCCATGTACTCAAGAGCAACGCAACTAAATGGTTTCCGGAGTTCGAACGGGCCACGGGAGAGCTGTGGGCTAAGCTTGACAAACAATTTGCCGAGTCAAACAAGGCCGAATTCAGCAGCGAGAATTTGCAAATGTGTTTTAATTTTCTGTGCAGGTCGGTGTTGAACAGAAATCCCGCAGATTCGGGGCCTGCCAGTCTGGGAACGAATGGGCCTACTTATGTTCAGAAGTGGATTGGGCTTCAGCTCGCTCCCATTGCAAGCACTGGCGTGCTTCCCAAGATCTTGGAGGAGGTCACAATCCACGCGGTCCCTCTACCGTCCTTGCTTGTGCGTGGGGATTACAACAAAGTGTACGATTTCTTCTGGACGTATGGAAAAGAGGCGCTGGACGCGGCGGAGCAGCAGTTCGGCCTGAAGCGAGACGAGGCGTGTCATAATTTGGTGTTCAACATATGCTTCAACACCTTCGGAGGAATGTTCGTTTTTTTCCCGAGCCTCATAGAACACCTTGCGGCGGCGGGCAAGCAGCTGCACGCAGATCTGGCAGAAGAAGTAAGAGCTGCCATTAAAGATAACGGAGGAATGAACATGAGAGCACTGGAGAGCATGGCGTTGGTCCGGTCGACGGTGTATGAAGCGCTGAGGATCGAGCCGCCCGTGCCGTTTCAGTATGGACATGCGAAAGAGGACTTAGTGGTGGAGTCGCACGATGGGAAATATGCGGTGAAGAAGGGAGAGATGCTTGGTGGGTATCAGCCGTTTGCCACCAGAGATCCCAAGGTGTTTGACAATCCCGAGGATTTTGTTCCCCGACGTTTCATGGGAGAGGAAGGGGAGAAATTGTTGAAATATGTGCTGTGGTCGAATGGGCCGGAGACCGAGCAGACAACGGCGCATAACAAGCAGTGTGCAGGGAAGAACTTCGTGGTGATGATATCACGGCTGCTGGTGGCGCATCTGTTCGCTCATTACGACTCCTTTGAGATCGACACGAACAAAACCACCGAAGTTGTTTTTACCTCCCTGCAGAAGGCCACTTCTTAA